The window CGGCGGCGCTCGACTACGCCTTCGCCCGGGACGTCGTCGTGGTCGCCTGCACCGGCAACCTGGGCAACTCGTCCAACGCGAAGGTCTGGTACCCGGCCCGCGAGCCGGGCGTCATCGCGGTCGCCGGGTCGGAGCGCGACAGCGACAACCTCTGGTCGGGTTCGATCACCGGGCGGGCCACCGTGCTCACCGCCCCCGCGACCGGCCTGGTCGGGGCCCGGCCGGGCGGCTACTGGCGGGTGCAGGGCACCAGCTTCGCGGCGCCGCTGGTCGCCGCCACCGCCGCGCTGGTGCGGGCCCGCTACCCGGAGATGTCCGCCGGCGACGTCGTCAACCGGCTGCTCGCCACCGCCCGCGACATCGGCCCCACCGGCCGGGACGACCGTTTCGGGTACGGCATGGTGAACCCGGTCGCCGCGCTGGACGCCGAGGTGAGCCCCGTGGGCCGCAACCCACTGGACGACGAGTCCTCGCCGGGCGTGGTCGGTTTCGGCCCGGCCCCGGGGGCGACGCAGCCCGACGTCGCGGGGGTCGGCGGCGACCCGCGCGGCTTCACGGTGCCGCGCCAGCAGTCCCGGTGGGCGGCGCAGCCGGCGGGCGCGCAGGAGGAGACCACTCCGGAGCAGCTGTGGACCGGGGCCGCGTTCTTCGTCGCCCTGCTGACCGGGGCCGCGTTGATGGTGCGCCGGTTCCGCCAGTGGACCCCGCTGGCCTCGCCCCGGCGCAGCACCGGGACGTGGCGTCGCCCGCCGGCGCCCTGACCGGCCGGCCCGGTCGTCGTCGCCCTCGCGGGAGGAACCGCCGGCGCCCCGACCGGGCAACCGGCCCCGGGTGGACGCCCCGGATCGGGTCTGACCGGGCCGCGTCCCGGGTAGGTGCACGGTCATGAGCCCGTCCGGCCCGCGTACGCTCACCGCCCCGCCGCGCTCCTCGTGGCGGGGCCGCCGCCTGCACCCGGACCACGCCCGGGGTCTGCGGCTGACCCTCGCCGCGGCGGCCGCGTTCCTGGTGGCGGTGCCGTTCACGCTGCTGGCCGTCCTGGTCCTGGGGGACTGGTCCCCGCTGCGCCGGCTGGACACGGCGGTCACCGACACGCTGGTCGGCTACGCCGCCGACCACCCGGCGTGGGTACGCCTGATGACCCTCTGGACCGACGTGTTCGCCCCGATGCCGCTGCGCGTCGGCGCCCTGGTCCTGGTCCTCTGGCTGGTCCGCCGGGGTGCCCGGCAGCTGGCGGTCTGGGTGGCCGTCACCATGACGGTCGGCGGCCTGCTCAGCCCGCTGCTCAAGCTGCTCGTCGGCCGGCCCCGGCCGGACCTGCCGGACCCGGTGGCCGAGGCGCCCGGCCTGGCCTTCCCGTCCGGGCACGCGCTCAACGCCGCCCTCGCGGCCGGGGTGCTGCTGGTGGTGTTCCTCCCGTACGCCCGGCCGGCCGGGCGCCGGGTGGTGTGGACGGCCGCCCTGCTGCTCGCCCTGGTGACCGGGTTCAGCCGGGTGGCCCTCGGCGTGCACTGGACCAGCGACGTGCTGGCCGGCTGGCTGCTCGGCGCGGCCGTGGTGGCCGCGACCGCCGCCGCCCTCACCGTCTGGCGGGCCGACCCGCCGGGCCGCCCGGCGCCGCCCACGGGTCACGGGCCGGCGGCGGGTACGGGGAGCTGACCGGTCAGGTGCACTCGCCGGTGCCGACGGCGCGGGTGCGCTCGGCGCCGGCGAGGGCCACCGGGCGGGCCTCGGCCGCGGTCACCGCGAAGCCGGTGTTCGGATCGTCGGCCACCGCCGCGAAGATCACCCCGAGCACCAGCCCGTTCGACGAGACCAGCGGGCCCCCGGAGTTGCCGCTCTGCACGAGCGCCCGGATCGTGTAGACCTCCCGGGTCACGTTGCCGCCGGAATAGATGTCGGGCCCGGTGATCCGGTTGACGTCCCGGATCCGCGCGGACTGGGCGTTGTACGGCCCGTCGAGCGGGAAGCCCAGCACGATCGCGTCCGCGCCGCTGCCCGCGTTGCCGGCGGCGAACCGCATCGACGGGCCGGGCAGCCCCGGCACGTGCAGGACGGCCAGGTCCCGGTCGGGGTCGTAGACGACCACCTTGCTGTCGTACCGCTCGCCGTTCAGCTCGACGACGGTGGACCGGGTCCCGGCGACGACGTGCGCGTTGGTCATCACCCGGTCGTCGGCGTAGACGAAGCCGGAGCCCTCGATCCGGCGCGAGCAGCTCGGGGCGGAGCCGAGCACCTTGACCACCGAACGCTGGCTGTTGACCACCACCTGCGAGCCGGCGAGCGCCGGATCCGGCGGGGACACCTGACGGGCGCGGGTGGGCGCGAGGTCGCCGAAGACGTCGGGGAAGCCGTTGGTGTCGACGGTGTCCCGCAGCGCCGTGGAGAGCTGCTGCGCCTGGTCGGGCAGGACCCGGTCGACCACCGTGAGCAGCGCACTGTTGCGCACCGACGAGGCCAGCCAGGGCAGCGACGACGAGCCGAGCGGCACCGCGACGAGCCAGGCGACCAGCAGCACGGCGAAGAGCGAGACGAACGCCCCGCCGACGTCGTCGACCCGCTTGGCCACGTCATTGGTGATCGTCTTGCGCAGGTGCGAACCGAGCCAGCCGGCGAGCGCCTGGCCGACCACCGCCAGCCCGAAGATCGCCACCAGGGAGATCAGCACCCGGGTGCCGCTGTCGACGAACTGCTGTGCCAGCAGCGGCCCCAGTTGGAGGCCCACCAACGCGCCCAGGAAGAAGCCGGAGAACGACAGCACCCCGATGACGAAGCCCTGGCGGTATCCGCTGATCGCGAACACGAGCATGAGCAGCAGCAGTACGAGATCCACGGCGGACACGCGTCAAGCGTACGGGCACCGGGCTCGCGAGATGACCATCGCTTGCGGAAGGTGACCGTCCGGTCAGCGCACCGGGGTCTCGTCGACCGCGTCGGTGCCGGCCGAGGGCGCCGGGGTGGCCCCGGTCGGCGGCAGGTCCACGACCCGGTCGCGGGGCCACGGCCGGGCCCAGCCGCCCATGTCGAGCAGGGCGGCCAGCACCCCGGCGGTGAAGCCCCAGACCAGCATCCCGCGCGCCGAGAAGGCCGGGCCGATCCAGCCGCTCGGGTGGCGGACCCGCATCCGGTTCGCCGGGTCGACCAGCTCGGCGACCGGCAGCCGGGCCACGTGCGCCACCTCGGCCGGCTCCCGGGGATGCACCGGGTGCGGCGCGTGCCACCAGGCGAGCACCGGGGTGACCACGAAGTCGCTGACCGGGATCCAGAGCTTCGGCAGCTCCGCCAGGACGGTGACGCTGGTCGGGTCGAGGCCGACCTCCTCGTTCGCCTCGCGCAGCGCGGTCGCCCGGGCGTCGGCGTCCTCCGGGTCGGCCGCGCCGCCGGGGAAGGCGGGCTGCCCCGCGTGGTTGCGCAGGGTGGCCGCCCGCTGGAGGATCAGCACGTCCGGGCCGGCGCCGGGCTCCTCGCCGAGCAGCACCAGCACCGCGCTCTCCCGCCCCCCGCTCTCCGGGGTGACCAGCCGGGTGAAGTCCTCGCTGCGCGCACTACCGAGCCGGGTCAGCAGCGGGTCGAACCAGCCCGGCGGACGCCGGTTCACGCCGACACTCCCGCGTCCTGCCGGTGGCCCGTGCCCGCACCCCCGCGCCCCGTCGCGCGTGTCGGACGGCTCACGCCGGCACCGTCACGCCGAGGTGCTGGCGGACCAGGTCCGCCAGCCGGGCGTCGTCGAGGGCGCCGCTGGAGTCCACGTGCCGGATGCGGCCCTGCCCGTCGACGAAGACGGTCAGGGGGATGGCCTTGCGGTTCAGCTCCCGCTTCAGGCGCTCACCCTGGTCGACCAGGACCGGGAAGCGGACGCCGAAGTCCTCGCCGATGGCCTGGGCCGCCTCGCGGCCGTCCTGGTTGTTGACCCCGACCACCTGGAGCTGGCCGGCGGCCCGCTGGCTGAGCCGCTGGAAGGCGGGCAGTTCCTTGCGGCAGGGCGGGCACCAGGACGCCCAGACGTTGATCACCGCCGGGCCGCGCAGGGCGCGCAGGGCGACCGGGGCGCCGCCGGTGAAGCAGTTCAGGGTCAGCTCGGGCAACGCCTGGCCCCCGCCCCCGGCCGGGGCGGCGGGTGCGGCGGACGCGGGCGGCGTACCGAGGGCGGAGCAGTCCTGGAAGGGCGACGGCCGGCTCGCGGCGGCCTTCTGCCGGTCGGTGGGGCCCGGGTCCTTCTCCTCGGTGCCGGCGGTGCACCCCGCGACGGCCAGCAGCACGGGTACGAGCAGGGCGACGAGCCGGCGCTTCACCGGTCGCGACTGCGGGGCTCGCAACACCGGCTCACTCCTCGCGCTCATCGGTTCACCGTGGTTCGCGACTGCGGGGCTCGCAAGACCGGCTCACTCCTCGCGCTCACGGCGATACCTCGGTTCGCGACTGCGGGGCTCGCAACACCGGCTCACTCCTCGCGCTCACGGGGCCTCCGCCACGACGGCCTGGACCGGCACCAGCTCCGGGTCGACCCCGGCCGCCACCGCCAGGTCCCGGGCCCGGGGGCCCTTGAGCAGCTTCGCGGCCGCCGCCGGCTCGGTCGGGCCGGTGCCGTACGACGGGCACAGCTTCACCAGGGTGCACGCCCCGCAGGCCGGCTTGCGGGCGTGGCAGACCCGCCGGCCGTGGAAGATGATCCGGTGCGACAGCATGGTCCAGTCGCGCCGGGGGAAGAGCGCCCCGATCGCGTGCTCGATCTTGACGGGGTCGGTCTCGGCGGTCAGCCGCCAGCGCTGGACCAGCCGCTGGAAGTGGGTGTCGACGGTGATCCCGGGGACGTCGAAGGCGTTGCCGAGGATGACGTTGGCGGTCTTGCGGCCGATGCCGGGGAGCGTCACCAGGTCGGCGAGCTTGCCGGGGACCCGGCCGTCGTACCGCTCCACGAGGGCCTGGCCGAGCTTGATCAGCGAGTCGGTCTTGTTGCGGTAGAAGCCGGTGGGCCGGATCAGCTCCTCCAGCTCCGTCCGGTCCGCCCCCGCGTAGTCGGCCGCGCTCGGGTAGCGGGCGAAGAGCTTCGGGGTGACCTCGTTGACCTTCTTGTCCGTGCACTGCGCGGAGAGGATCGTCGCGACGGCCAGCTCCAGGGCGTTGGAGTGGTCCAGTTCACAGTGCGCGTCAGGGTGGGTGTCGGTCAGCGCCCGGCCGATCCGCCGGGCGCGACGGGTGCGCCCGAGGTCGGTCTCGGTGAAGCCGGAGGAACTCGTGGTCACGCCGGCCAGCCTACGTCGCCCGGCCGACGGTCGGCCGGGTCCACGCGCCGTGCCGCCCCGGTCAGCCGCCCTGCGGCGCGCTGATCGCGCCCGAGTCGTCGAAGTCGGCCCCGGTCTCCGGGAAGTCGCTCTTGGTGAGCTGCTTCATCAGGCCCAGCCCGCGGTCGTCCTTGTCCATGGTCGGCTTGCCGATGGAGTTCATGTACGTGGAGACGAACGAGCCGCCGGCCCAGCTCCCGTCCGGCTTCAGCGAGACCTTCAGCACCCCGCCCCAGCCGAGCCGGCCGGCGTTGCTCAGCGAGTTGCCTCCGCCGGCGAAGTTGCCCAGGCTGTACGCGATCAGCCGGCCCTTGTAGAACTCCATGCCGCGCAGCACGTGCGGGCCGTGCCCGACGATCAGGTCCGCCCCGGCGTCGATCATCGCCTTCGAGAACTTGACCGGGTCGCCCCGGTTCTCGCCGAGGAACATCTCGGTGCCGGGCCGCACCCGCGTCTTCTCGGAGCCCTCGCCGCCCATGTGCACCTGCACCACCACGATGTCGGCCATGCCGGCCGCCTTGGTGATCACCTTCTTCGCGGCGGCGATGTCGGTGAGGCTGTTGGACCAGACGTACGACGAGAAGCCGGCAACCGCGACCTTGACCCCCTTGACGTCGACCACCGTGATCTGGTCGGGCGCCCCGGTGTGCGCGAGGTCGTACTTCTCCAGCGCCTTCTGGGTGTTCTCGTAGCCCCTCGGCCCGAAGTCGTAGCCGTGGTTGTTGGCCTGGTTGAGCAGGTCGAAGCCCGCGTCGCGCAGGTGCGCGGCGTACTCCGGCGGGGCCCGGAACTGGAAGCAGCGGGTCGAGTTCGGGCCGCACTTGCCGGTGCCGGTGTCGACGGTGAGCGGCTCCTCCAGGTTGCCCATCACCAGGTCGGCGGCGAGCGCCTTCTCGACCGAGTCGAAGAAGCCCTTCCCGCCGTTGGGGGGCAGCCGGTTCGGCGCGTTGCCCATGATGATGTCGCCGGTCGCCGAGAGCGAGATCGCCTGCTCGGCGGGCTGGGTGGTGCTCGTGGGCTCGCCGGAGCGGACCGGGGCGCCGGTGTTGCCGCCGCCCGCGCCGGGCTGCCAGACCGCGTCGGACCCGGACCCGGGACCTCCACAGCCGGCGGTGAGCAGGACGGCGAGGAGTCCGCCGAGGGCGAGTGCGGCCCGGCGACGCGGAGAGGAGGCGGCAGCGTACATCGAGCGCGACCTTATCGGCTGGGCAACGCCGAAACGAGGGCCGATCGGACGGAGTCTCAGCCCGCCAGTCGGTCCGACCACGGGACCACGGTGCCCGCCCCGCCGGCCGTCACGGCGGCGTGCACGGCCCGGGCCAGCGGGGCGCCCCAGGTGGAGCGCGGTCCGCCGTACGCCGACTCGGGCCCGTCGACCGGGCAGAGCACGGTGACCGCGTCCGTCGGGGTGCCGGTACCCGGCACGCCCAACTCGGCGATCGCCTGCGCCTTCGCCTCGGTGGCGGTGGCCACCGCGTTGACGAGGGCGGCGTCGCCGAGCCGCGCCGGGACGTACACCACGATGTTGACGGTGCCGACCCGCTGGGCCAGCGCCGCGGGGGCGGGCTCCGCCGCCCGGACCGGGGTGCCCAGGCCGACCGTCGCCCAGGCCCGCACGCCGGTGTCCGTCCGGGCGACCACCTCGGCGACGTCCACCCCGGTCAGCAGGCCCACCCCGGGCCCGTCGAGGTCGAGCCGGTCGGCCAGTTCGGCCAGGTGTTCGGCGGGGTCGTCCCGGTCGTACGACATGGGCACGGTCGCGTTGACGACCCAGTGCCGGACGCCGATCCCGCCGCCCAGCGGCGCGGAACTGACCGCGCGCAGCGGGCGGTCGGCGCGCCAGAACAGCAGCGGGACGTCCCGACCGTCCTCCTGGCGGGCGGTCAGCACGGGTTCACTCAGCACGTGGTGACCCTACGACCCGGGTGTCGGGGGCCGGATCGGCGTCCGGGAGGGCGCGCGATTTTACTGCTTGATCAGGCCCGGCAGGTTACGCCCAACGATCAAGTTTCCAGGGGTGCACCTCTGATTGCTGCTCACGTGCGCCTAGACTGGCGACGCGCGAGGGATCAGCGGACGGCGGACCCGGCCGACGGACGGCACGCGCAGGCGGAGGTGCGCGATGGACGAGGTACTGGCCCGCAGCGGGATCTTCCAGGGCGTCGACCCGGAGGCTGCCGAGGCGCTCGCCAAGGAGATGGAGACGCTCGAGGTCCGCAAGGGCGAGATCGTCTTCAACGAGGGCGAGCCCGGCGACAGTCTCTACATCCTGCTGTCCGGCAAGATCAAGGTGGGTCGGCGGGCTGCCGACGGCCGGCAGAACCTGATCGCGGTGATGGGCCCGTCGGACATGGTGGGCGAGCTGTCGCTCTTCGACCCCGGCCCCCGCACGGCGACCGCTACCGCGGTGACCGACACCCGGCTGGTGCGGCTGCGCAAGCAGGCCCTGCGCCCGTGGCTGAACAACCGGCCGGAGATCGCCGAGCAGCTGCTCCGCGTGCTCGCGCGCCGGCTGCGGCGGACGAACGACTCGCTGGCCGACCTGATCTTCACGGACGTGCCCGGCCGCGTCGCCAAGAACCTGCTCCAGATGGCCGGCCGCTTCGGCACCCGCGACGGCGGCGTGCTGCGGGTGACCCACGACCTCACCCAGGAGGAGATCGCCCAGCTCGTCGGCGCCTCCCGGGAGACCGTCAACAAGGCGCTGGCCGACTTCGCCTCGCGTGGGTGGCTGCGCCTGGACGGCAAGAGCATCATCATCCTCGACCCGGAGCGCCTGGCCCGCCGCGCCCGCGTCTGACGCACCCGGCTGATCTGCCCCGGGCTCTGTCTGCCCGGGGCAGAATCGTTGGACACCGGCACGGGCCGGTGGGCACGGTGGAGCGATGCTGAACCGGGTCGCCGTTCTCTCCGACATCCATGGTGCGCTGCCGGCGCTGGAGGCCGTGCTGGCCGAGCCGGACGTCGCCGCCGCCGACCTGATCGTGCTCACCGGCGACATCGCGGCCGGCCCGCAGCCGGTCGAGGTGCTGGACCTGCTCGCCGACCTCGGCGACCGGGCCTGCTGGGTGCGCGGCAACGCCGACCGTGAGCTGGTGGAGGCCCGGGCCGGGCACCTCTCTCCGGTCGACGTCTCCAACTGGGCGGCCGAGCTGCTGCGCGACGACCAGCTGGCCCGGTTGGCGGCGCTGCCGCTGACGGTCACCCTGGAGATCGCCGGCCTCGGTCCGGTGTTGTTCTGCCACGCCACCCCCCGCGACGACGAGGAGGTCGTGCTCGTCGACTCCCGGATGGAACGCTGGGCGGAGGTGCTCGCCGACGTCCCCGCCGAGGTGGGAACGGTGGTCTGCGGGCACACCCACATGCCGTTCACCCGGCTGGCCGACCGCCGGCTGATCGTCAACCCGGGCAGCATCGGGATGCCCTACGGCGGCCCCGGCGCCTTCTGGGCGCTCCTCGGGCCCGGCGTGGACCTGCGGCGTACCCCCTTCGACGTGGACGCCGCCTGCGCCCGGGTGGCGGCCGAGTCGGGCTTTCCCGACGCCGCCGACTGGGCGGACGAGTACCTGCGCTCCCGACACAGCGACGCCGCGGCCCTCGCGGTCTTCGCCCCGCGCGACGGCCGCTGAGGACGGCGGGACGAGGGACGCGGAGGGCGACGGGACGAGGGACGCGGAGGATGAACGGAGGAAGAACCCGGCCACCGCCCTGTCGAACTGAATCGCCTACGACATCAGAGGAATCCGGCGCCGCGTCTCTGCGGTCGCCGCAGGAAGGCGCGGTCGCGTGAGTCGTCTACGACATCAGTTCGACAGGGCCGCGTAGGTCATCCGCCGCCCTGCCCGGCGCCCTGCCCGCCACGCTGTCCGCGGGCCATCGCGGTGGCGCGGATGGCGGGCTTGCAAGCACCGGGACCGGCGAGGCATGCGGTCGAGTCGCCCGCCGAGAAAAAGTCAGTCTTGACTGTTTGTTTCTGCGGCGGCACGCTGTCTCCATGTCCGCATCGACCCGCGTCCCTCAGCAGGAACGCAGCCGCGCCACCCAGGCGCGGCTGCTGGAGGCGACCGTCGAGTGCCTGGTCGAGCACGGCTGGTCCGGCACCACCACCACCGTCGTCGCAGCCCGGGCCGGCGTCTCGCGCGGCGCCCAGCTGCACCACTACCCCACCAAGGCCGCGCTGGTCACGGCCGCCGTCGCCCACCTCGCGGAGCGGCGGGCGGAGGAGCTGCGCACCGAGGCCGAGGCGCTGCCGCCCGGCCCCCAGCGGCTCGACCGGGTGATCGACCTGCTCGGCGCGGCCTTCACCGGCCCGCTCTTCGTCGCCGCCCTCGAACTCTGGGTCGCCGCGCGCACCGACCGGGAGCTGCGCGAGGCCCTGGTGCCGCTGGAGGCCCGGGTCGGCCGCGAGATGCACCGGCTCACCGTCGCGCTGCTCGACGTGGACGAACGCCGTCCGGGCGTACGCGAGGCGGTGCAGGCGACCCTCGACCTGCTCCGCGGGCTCGGGGTGGCCAACCTGCTCAACGACGATTCGTCCCGCCGCGCCGCCCTGCTGCACACCTGGAAGCGCCAGCTCGCCACCCTGCTCACCCCCTGACCGCCCGCCCCGACCGGCCCGCCCTGGCCGCCCGCCCAGCCCCCGGAGGCACCATGGTCGACCTCAAGGACCTGCTCGCGGACCTGGCCGACGAATCCCAGCAGCTCGACGACCTGGTGACCGGCCCGCCGACCGACTGGGAGCGCGCCACGCCGTCCCCGGGCTGGAGCGTCGGGCACCAGATCGCCCACCTCGCCTGGACCGACCACGTCGCACTGCTCGCCGCCACCGACGCCGAGGCGTTCCTCGCCGTCGTGCTCGCCGCCCCCGACCCGGCCCGGCTCGTCGATGTCGGAGTGGCGGAGTTCCTCGCCCCGCCGAGCGGGTTGCTTCCCCGCTGGCGGGCCGGCCGGGCGGCGCTCGCCGACGCGTTGGCACGCGTGCCGGCGGGCGGGAAGCTGCCCTGGTTCGGCACCCGGATGTCGGCCGCCTCGATGGCCACCGCTCGGATCATGGAGACCTGGGCGCACGGCACGGACGTGGCCGACGCGCTCGGCGTGACCCGCCCCGGCACGGCCCGACTGCGGCACGTGGCGCACCTCGGCTTCCGTACCCTCGGCCACAGCTTCGCCGCCCACGGCCGGCCGGTGCCCACGGCGCCGGTGCGGGTCGAGCTGGCGGCGCCGGACGGCGACACCTGGGCGTACGGCCCGGCCGACGCCGCCGACCGGGTCACCGGTCCCGCGCTCGACTTCTGCCTGCTGGTCACCCAGCGGAGGCACCGCGCGGACCTGGCGCTGGCGGCGACCGGCCCGGTCGCCGACGCCTGGCTGGACGTCGCGCAGGCCTTCGCCGGCCCACCGGGTCCCGGCCGCCCGCCGACGGCTCCCGCACCCGACACAGCCGACGCGGCCAACACGACCGACGCGGTCCCCGCTGCCGGGGCGGCCGGCTGGACCGGCGTGGCGGGCGGGGTGCCGGCGTGAGCGACGTGCTGCGGGTGGGCAACGCCTCCGGCTTCTACGGTGACCGGTTCACGGCGTGGCGGGAGATGCTCGACGGCGGCGAAGTGGACGTGCTGACCGGCGACTACCTCGCCGAGCTGACCATGCTGATCCTCGGCCGGGACCGGCTGCGCGACCCCTCCCTCGGCTACGCGAAGACCTTCCTCCGCCAGCTGGAGGGCTGCCTCGGCACGGCGCTCGACCGGGGCGTACGGATCGTGACAAACGCCGGCGGGCTGAACCCGGCCGGCCTGGCCGCCGCCATCGGGTCCCTCGCCGACCGGCTCGGCCTGACCGTCCGGGTCGGGTACGTCGAGGGCGACGCCCTCGCCCGCCCGGACGCGCTGACGGCGAACGCCTACCTGGGGGCGTACGGCATCGCGGCCTGCCTCGACGGCGGGGCGGACGTGGTGGTCACCGGCCGGGTGACCGACGCGTCACTGGTGGTCGGGCCGGCGATCGCCCGGTTCGGCTGGGGGCGCGACGACCTGTACGCGCTGGCCGGGGCGACCGTCGCCGGTCACCTGGTCGAGTGCGGGGCGCAGGTGACCGGGGGCAACTTCAGCTTCTTCACGGAGCTGCCCGACGGCGGGCGGCGCCCCGGCTTCCCGGTCGCCGAGCTGCACCCCGACGGCTCCTGTGTGATCACGAAGCACCCGGGCACGGGCGGCGCGGTCACCGTGGAGACGGTCACCGCCCAGCTGCTCTACGAGGTCGGCGGCCCGGCCTACCTCGGGCCGGACGTGGTGACCCGGCTGGACACGGTCACCCTGAGCGCCGACGGGCCGGACCGGGTACGGGTGAGCGGCGTCCGGGGTACGCCCCCGCCAGCCACGCTCAAGGTGGGCGTCAACAACCTCGGCGGCTTCCGCAACTCGATGACCTTCGTCCTGTGCGGGCTCGACATCCCCGCCAAGGCGGCCCTGGTGCGGAGCCAGGTCGAGGCGGCGGTCGGCACGGAAGGGCTGGCGTTCACCCTGGCCCGCACCGACCACGCCGACGCGGTCGACACCGAGGCGGCGAGCGCGCTGCTGCACGTACACCTGCGCGACGGCGACAAGGCGCGGGCCGGGCGGGCCTTCTCGGCCGCCGCGGTGGAACTGGCCCTGGCCTCCTACCCCGGCTGCACGCTGACCACGCTGCCGGGCGACGCGACGCCCTACGGGGTGTTCACCGCCGACTCCGTGCCGCAGGACGCGGTGCCGCACGTCGCGGTGCTCCCCTCCGGCGAGCGGGTGTCGATCCCGCCGCCGGCGCGGACCGCCGGCCCGCCCGACGAGCCGGGATCCCCCGCCGGCCCGCCTGATGCAACGACACCCGACAGACCGACACCCGACGCAACGGCGTCCGACGGGACGGCGCCCGACGGGACGGCCCCGGCGGCCGACCGGCCCGTCCGGCGCGCGCCGCTCGGCGAGCTGGTCGGGGCGCGCTCCGGCGACAAGGGCGGCGACGCCAACCTCGGCGTCTGGGCCCGCACGGACGCCACCTGGCGGTGGCTGCGCGGCTGGCTGACTACCGCGCGGCTGCGCGAGCTGCTGCCGGAGACCGCGCCGCTGACCGTGGAGCGGTACGAGCTGCCGAACCTGCGGGCCGTCAACTTCGTCGTCCGGGGCCTCCTCGGCCAGGGGGTGGCGGCCTCCACCCGGTTCGATCCGCAGGCCAAGGCGCTCGGCGAGCTGCTCCGGTCCCGGCTCGTCGACCTGCCGGCGGAACTCACGCCCGGCCCGGACTCCCCGGCCGTAGGCGCGACGCCCCGGGAGGGCCGATGACCATCGTGGACACGCCGGAGCGCCGGCAACTGCGGGAGCTGACCCGGGCCTTCGTCACCCGGGAGGTGCTGCCGCACCTGGACGACTGGGAGCGGGCCGGCGAGATCCCCCGGGAACTGCACGCCACCGCCGCCAAGCTCGGCCTGCTCGGCATCGGCTTCCCGGAATCGGTCGGCGGCAGCGGGGGCGACCTGCTCGACTCGGTCATCGTCACCGAGGAGATCATCCGCTCCGGCGGCTCGTCCGGGCTGATCGCGGCGCTGTTCACCCACGGCATCGCCCTGCCGCACATCGTCGCCTCCGGCGACGCGGAGCTGATCGACCGGTACGTCCGGCCCACGCTGGCCGGCACCATGATCGGCGCGTTGGCGATCACCGAACCGGACGGCGGCTCGGACGTGGCGAGCATCCGCAGCCACGCCCAGCGCGACGGCGACCACTACGTGGTCAACGGGTCGAAGACCTACATCACCAGCGGCGTACGGGCCGACTTCGTGACCACCGCCGTCTGCACCCTGCCGCCGGGCACCGGCGCCCTGACCCTGCTGGTGATCGACAAGGGCACGCCAGGCTTCACGGTCGGGCGTCGGCTGGAGAAGCTCGGCTGGCACTGCTCCGACACCGCCGAGCTGTCCTTCGTCGACGTCCGGGTGCCGGTGGCGAACCGGGTCGGTGCGGAGGACACCGCCTTCCTGGCGATCATGCAGAACTTCGCCGCGGAGCGGCTCTCCCTCGCCACCCAGGCGTACGCCATCGCGCAGCGTTCCGTGGAGCTGGCGGTGCGCTGGTGCCGGGACCGGTCCACGTTCGGCCGCCCCCTGGCGAGCCGGCAACTGATCCGGCACCGGCTGGCCGAGATGCACACCCGCACCGAGGCGGCCCG is drawn from Micromonospora sp. NBC_01740 and contains these coding sequences:
- a CDS encoding adenosylcobinamide amidohydrolase, whose product is MLSEPVLTARQEDGRDVPLLFWRADRPLRAVSSAPLGGGIGVRHWVVNATVPMSYDRDDPAEHLAELADRLDLDGPGVGLLTGVDVAEVVARTDTGVRAWATVGLGTPVRAAEPAPAALAQRVGTVNIVVYVPARLGDAALVNAVATATEAKAQAIAELGVPGTGTPTDAVTVLCPVDGPESAYGGPRSTWGAPLARAVHAAVTAGGAGTVVPWSDRLAG
- a CDS encoding Crp/Fnr family transcriptional regulator, which translates into the protein MDEVLARSGIFQGVDPEAAEALAKEMETLEVRKGEIVFNEGEPGDSLYILLSGKIKVGRRAADGRQNLIAVMGPSDMVGELSLFDPGPRTATATAVTDTRLVRLRKQALRPWLNNRPEIAEQLLRVLARRLRRTNDSLADLIFTDVPGRVAKNLLQMAGRFGTRDGGVLRVTHDLTQEEIAQLVGASRETVNKALADFASRGWLRLDGKSIIILDPERLARRARV
- a CDS encoding metallophosphoesterase family protein, producing the protein MLNRVAVLSDIHGALPALEAVLAEPDVAAADLIVLTGDIAAGPQPVEVLDLLADLGDRACWVRGNADRELVEARAGHLSPVDVSNWAAELLRDDQLARLAALPLTVTLEIAGLGPVLFCHATPRDDEEVVLVDSRMERWAEVLADVPAEVGTVVCGHTHMPFTRLADRRLIVNPGSIGMPYGGPGAFWALLGPGVDLRRTPFDVDAACARVAAESGFPDAADWADEYLRSRHSDAAALAVFAPRDGR
- a CDS encoding TetR/AcrR family transcriptional regulator produces the protein MSASTRVPQQERSRATQARLLEATVECLVEHGWSGTTTTVVAARAGVSRGAQLHHYPTKAALVTAAVAHLAERRAEELRTEAEALPPGPQRLDRVIDLLGAAFTGPLFVAALELWVAARTDRELREALVPLEARVGREMHRLTVALLDVDERRPGVREAVQATLDLLRGLGVANLLNDDSSRRAALLHTWKRQLATLLTP
- a CDS encoding acyclic terpene utilization AtuA family protein, producing the protein MSDVLRVGNASGFYGDRFTAWREMLDGGEVDVLTGDYLAELTMLILGRDRLRDPSLGYAKTFLRQLEGCLGTALDRGVRIVTNAGGLNPAGLAAAIGSLADRLGLTVRVGYVEGDALARPDALTANAYLGAYGIAACLDGGADVVVTGRVTDASLVVGPAIARFGWGRDDLYALAGATVAGHLVECGAQVTGGNFSFFTELPDGGRRPGFPVAELHPDGSCVITKHPGTGGAVTVETVTAQLLYEVGGPAYLGPDVVTRLDTVTLSADGPDRVRVSGVRGTPPPATLKVGVNNLGGFRNSMTFVLCGLDIPAKAALVRSQVEAAVGTEGLAFTLARTDHADAVDTEAASALLHVHLRDGDKARAGRAFSAAAVELALASYPGCTLTTLPGDATPYGVFTADSVPQDAVPHVAVLPSGERVSIPPPARTAGPPDEPGSPAGPPDATTPDRPTPDATASDGTAPDGTAPAADRPVRRAPLGELVGARSGDKGGDANLGVWARTDATWRWLRGWLTTARLRELLPETAPLTVERYELPNLRAVNFVVRGLLGQGVAASTRFDPQAKALGELLRSRLVDLPAELTPGPDSPAVGATPREGR
- a CDS encoding acyl-CoA dehydrogenase family protein, which translates into the protein MTIVDTPERRQLRELTRAFVTREVLPHLDDWERAGEIPRELHATAAKLGLLGIGFPESVGGSGGDLLDSVIVTEEIIRSGGSSGLIAALFTHGIALPHIVASGDAELIDRYVRPTLAGTMIGALAITEPDGGSDVASIRSHAQRDGDHYVVNGSKTYITSGVRADFVTTAVCTLPPGTGALTLLVIDKGTPGFTVGRRLEKLGWHCSDTAELSFVDVRVPVANRVGAEDTAFLAIMQNFAAERLSLATQAYAIAQRSVELAVRWCRDRSTFGRPLASRQLIRHRLAEMHTRTEAARAYVHQVAARVAAGEPVVTEVAMAKNVAVAACAEVVDQALQLHGGYGYLRDAEVERHYRDARILGIGGGTTEIMNEIIAKGMGL